Proteins encoded by one window of Sulfurospirillum barnesii SES-3:
- a CDS encoding thioredoxin domain-containing protein → MHTNELIHEDSPYLLQHAHNPVNWMAWSDKALAKAKEENKLIFLSIGYSTCHWCHVMERETFEDDVSAKLLNDSYVSIKVDREEMPDLDKYYQDVHYLLTKRSGGWPLSIIMTPSGQVIFAGTYLPPQSAQGRMGFRELTSFIKGKFDDEYEEVQKSAQSIEAAIKHYERSFEQKSRIEKEAVLESFVSNVKASYDDVSKGVGSAPKFPHASTWNALLDIYAQSKNLEALYMSEDALTAMAQGGINDQIEGGFYRYSVDEAWVIPHFEKMLYTNAELIEVYAKLYTLTQKPLFNDVVDKTIEAMDERFLKEGLYLSASDADSEGEEGKYFVFKYAQAKEALLKGGLSEAEAKAVMDYFGITKFGNFEHQSTNPILTCNEKPDRLDEAIVILKEVRQKVAYPFIDTKILTAWNALMVTALFEAGKTEKAKSVLDTLLKSLHVNGILYHQIVFGGSLKVEALLEDYAFVIESLLRGYVHTKEAKYLALAKKLSHEAEHKFYKDETWYLSDKAFRAKAVLEDNSYKSPLSTMIKNLFELAKIEDNTALFIRARDMLESFGAGIQKYAHAYPEAVRAVTLYM, encoded by the coding sequence ATGCACACCAATGAACTGATCCATGAGGATTCTCCTTACCTACTTCAACATGCCCATAATCCTGTTAACTGGATGGCGTGGAGCGATAAAGCCCTTGCCAAAGCCAAAGAGGAAAACAAGCTGATCTTTCTCTCCATCGGGTACAGCACCTGTCATTGGTGTCATGTGATGGAGCGTGAGACCTTTGAAGATGACGTGAGTGCTAAACTACTCAACGACTCATATGTCAGCATTAAGGTTGACCGTGAAGAGATGCCAGATCTTGATAAATACTACCAAGACGTGCATTATCTGCTGACCAAAAGAAGTGGTGGCTGGCCTCTGAGTATCATTATGACGCCCTCTGGGCAGGTTATTTTCGCTGGAACATACTTACCACCTCAAAGTGCTCAAGGACGCATGGGATTTCGAGAACTCACAAGCTTCATCAAAGGTAAATTCGATGATGAATATGAGGAAGTTCAAAAGAGTGCGCAGAGCATTGAGGCGGCTATTAAACATTATGAGCGTAGTTTTGAACAGAAGAGCCGCATTGAAAAAGAGGCTGTTTTAGAATCGTTTGTGAGCAATGTTAAAGCTAGTTATGATGATGTTTCCAAAGGTGTGGGAAGTGCGCCCAAATTTCCCCATGCTTCCACATGGAATGCCCTTTTAGATATTTATGCGCAAAGCAAAAATCTTGAAGCGTTATATATGAGCGAAGATGCTCTTACTGCGATGGCGCAAGGTGGCATAAATGACCAAATAGAGGGTGGATTTTACCGTTATAGTGTCGATGAAGCGTGGGTGATTCCTCATTTTGAAAAGATGCTTTACACCAATGCCGAACTGATTGAAGTCTATGCCAAACTGTATACATTGACACAAAAACCATTGTTTAATGACGTGGTCGATAAAACCATCGAAGCAATGGATGAGCGGTTTTTAAAAGAGGGACTTTATCTCAGTGCCAGCGATGCGGACTCTGAGGGGGAAGAGGGCAAATACTTTGTGTTTAAGTATGCACAAGCCAAAGAGGCTCTTTTAAAAGGTGGGCTAAGTGAGGCGGAAGCTAAGGCGGTCATGGACTATTTTGGTATCACCAAATTTGGCAATTTTGAGCACCAAAGCACCAATCCCATTCTTACATGTAACGAAAAACCTGATCGCTTAGATGAAGCGATTGTGATTTTAAAAGAGGTACGCCAAAAGGTAGCGTATCCCTTTATCGACACCAAAATATTGACCGCTTGGAACGCCTTGATGGTGACGGCTTTGTTTGAAGCAGGTAAAACTGAGAAAGCAAAAAGCGTGCTTGATACGCTTTTAAAATCTTTACATGTAAACGGCATTTTATACCACCAAATCGTCTTCGGCGGCAGTTTGAAAGTGGAAGCGTTGCTCGAAGATTACGCCTTTGTCATCGAAAGCTTACTTCGCGGTTATGTGCATACGAAAGAGGCGAAGTACCTAGCGTTAGCAAAGAAACTAAGCCATGAAGCTGAGCATAAATTTTACAAAGATGAGACGTGGTACCTCTCCGATAAAGCCTTTCGTGCTAAAGCGGTTTTGGAAGATAACAGCTACAAAAGCCCGCTTTCCACGATGATTAAAAATCTGTTTGAATTAGCCAAAATCGAAGATAACACAGCGCTCTTTATTCGAGCACGTGATATGTTGGAGAGTTTTGGAGCTGGCATTCAAAAATATGCCCATGCCTACCCTGAGGCTGTGCGAGCTGTAACACTTTACATGTAA
- a CDS encoding ATP-dependent helicase, which translates to MPLTRLNTEQKSAATAPSGYNLIIASAGTGKTSTIVARLAYLLKNGVAPSKILLLTFTNKAAAEMIERVSAFFPQAITSQIESGTFHAVSYRLLKKMGRNIVLKQPKDLKILLKSIVERRRFDHIDSGVKAYSAQYLYDLFSLYQNSTVTQSFTQWLEENDSEHGVFFDIYEDIFEEFQALKREFGYVDFNDLLIFMREALKKEHELFFEEVLIDEYQDTNTLQGSLIDAFRSKSLFCVGDYDQSIYAFNGANIDIIGSFAKRYEGANVFTLNKNYRSSHKILSLANRVIEKNPRLYEKRLEVTRDGAFEAPQLLIYDELFAQYHSISSLIKNSKNAHADIAVIFRNNSSADGIEATLREQGVACKRKGGISFFDAAEVKAMLDLVGVVVNPKDMMAFIHTFEYARGVGSSLSKELFDGLFKLGEGNIYNGFFHPKAGVEEIFKKRPKNHQLGLFDEIFDLGSVSRFYDLGFEEQFLSNPILKHPRLSIDGAKFLHQFYKFMKHATRIKTPQSLINHVLSSEVFSAIAETLSVKRSIKKDGSVDEKQKAEARSRIFRKGHLLKDLSSSYASSERFLNALTLGSNEMSEGEGVNLLSIHASKGLEFKEVYVIDLMDGRFPNRKLMQKGGSLEEERRLFYVATTRAKDMLYLSYAKYDKIKKISYTHSPFLVEAGMVH; encoded by the coding sequence ATGCCTCTTACTCGTCTCAATACTGAGCAAAAAAGTGCTGCTACGGCACCATCAGGTTACAATCTTATTATTGCTAGTGCTGGCACAGGAAAAACCTCGACCATTGTTGCAAGACTGGCATATTTGTTAAAAAACGGTGTTGCTCCTTCAAAAATTTTGCTTTTAACCTTTACCAATAAAGCCGCCGCTGAGATGATAGAGCGTGTGAGTGCTTTTTTCCCTCAAGCCATTACTTCGCAAATAGAATCAGGTACCTTTCATGCGGTAAGTTACCGTTTGCTTAAAAAAATGGGTCGAAACATTGTCCTAAAACAGCCTAAAGACCTTAAGATTTTACTTAAAAGTATTGTGGAGCGAAGACGGTTTGATCATATAGACTCAGGTGTCAAAGCCTACAGTGCGCAATATTTGTATGATTTGTTTTCACTCTATCAAAACAGCACCGTTACACAGAGTTTTACGCAGTGGCTTGAGGAAAATGACAGTGAACATGGTGTCTTTTTTGATATTTACGAAGATATTTTTGAAGAGTTTCAAGCCCTAAAAAGAGAATTTGGCTATGTGGATTTTAATGACTTGCTCATTTTTATGCGTGAGGCATTGAAAAAAGAACATGAACTTTTTTTTGAAGAGGTCTTAATTGATGAGTACCAAGATACCAATACCTTGCAAGGCTCTTTAATTGATGCGTTTCGCTCCAAATCACTTTTTTGCGTGGGCGATTATGACCAGAGCATTTATGCGTTTAATGGAGCCAATATTGATATTATCGGCTCGTTTGCAAAGCGTTATGAGGGAGCAAATGTTTTTACTCTCAATAAAAATTACCGCTCATCCCATAAAATTCTCTCCCTAGCCAACCGTGTTATTGAAAAAAATCCAAGACTCTATGAAAAGCGTTTGGAAGTCACCCGTGATGGTGCCTTTGAAGCACCACAACTGCTCATTTACGATGAGCTTTTTGCCCAGTACCACTCCATTTCCTCTTTAATTAAAAACTCGAAGAATGCACATGCGGATATTGCCGTTATTTTTCGCAATAACTCCAGTGCGGATGGCATTGAAGCGACCTTAAGAGAGCAGGGCGTTGCGTGTAAACGAAAAGGGGGCATTAGCTTTTTTGATGCGGCGGAAGTCAAAGCCATGCTTGATTTGGTAGGCGTGGTGGTCAATCCTAAAGATATGATGGCGTTTATTCATACTTTTGAGTATGCCAGAGGGGTGGGAAGTTCACTCTCCAAAGAGCTTTTTGATGGTTTGTTTAAACTAGGAGAGGGGAACATCTATAACGGTTTTTTTCATCCTAAAGCGGGGGTTGAGGAAATTTTTAAAAAGCGTCCTAAAAACCATCAATTAGGACTTTTTGATGAAATTTTTGATTTGGGTAGTGTGAGTCGTTTTTACGATTTGGGTTTTGAAGAGCAGTTCTTATCCAATCCCATTTTAAAACATCCTCGCCTAAGCATTGATGGTGCAAAGTTTTTGCACCAGTTTTACAAATTTATGAAACATGCCACACGCATTAAGACCCCACAAAGTTTGATAAATCATGTGCTAAGCTCCGAAGTGTTTAGCGCCATTGCTGAGACACTATCGGTGAAGCGTTCCATTAAAAAAGATGGCAGTGTCGATGAAAAGCAAAAAGCAGAAGCTCGCTCTCGTATCTTTCGCAAAGGGCATTTGCTCAAAGATTTGTCTAGCTCCTACGCCTCAAGTGAGCGCTTTTTAAATGCCCTAACCTTAGGAAGTAACGAGATGAGTGAGGGTGAGGGAGTTAATTTGCTCAGCATTCACGCCAGTAAAGGGCTTGAGTTTAAAGAAGTGTACGTCATTGATTTGATGGATGGACGCTTTCCCAATCGTAAACTGATGCAAAAAGGCGGAAGCCTCGAAGAGGAGCGACGGCTCTTTTACGTGGCAACCACGAGGGCAAAAGACATGCTCTATCTCTCCTATGCGAAGTATGACAAGATTAAGAAGATTAGCTATACGCATTCACCCTTTTTAGTTGAAGCAGGAATGGTACATTAA